Genomic window (Achromobacter sp. B7):
CGCCCGTGACGTTTTCGACCACAAAAGTGGTCTTGGTGGCCTTGCCCAGTTCGGTGGCAACCAGCCGCGCCAGCGCGTCCACGCTGCCGCCGGGCGCAACGCCAACCATGATGGTGACGGGCTTGGATGGGAAGGCGTCCTCGGCTTTGGCGGTCTGGGCGAGGCTTGGGCCCGGGCCCAGCACCAGGCCAAGACCAAGCCAGAGTGCCGCGCCCGGCAAGCGGGATGCGATGCGTCGCTTCATGTCGTCTCCTTCGTTCAGCGGCGATGCGGTGTCACGCCGCGTTATCGATCTGCGATATGCGCTATGCGATATGCGCCTCAGCGCCGGCGCAACAGCTCCACCAGCGTGCCGACGCCGCCCGCTTTGTCCAGATCCAAGATGGCTTGCAAGCAGCCGTCGGTGGCGCTGGGCGGCAGCCCGCCCAGCGGGAACAGGTGCAGGAATTTGTCGCGCACGTCTTGCCAGTCGATGCCGCGCGCGCCGGAGCCTCGGGGGGCACGGCACGTCGCGCGATGCACGGCGCCGTCGCGCAGGATGATCGATACCGTGCCGCCGTGGCGGTGGGGAAAGCGGTCGGGTAGCGGCGGCGGGTCGGGATCGAATTCGACTTTGTCCTGCAAGGCCGAAATGACGGGGTCCGCCATTTTGGTCTCGTCCATGTGGGCCCAGGCAAAGCCATCGTCGGCGATGGCGGCGGCCACGAAGTACGGCAGGCTGTGCGCCGCATCGACCAGATTGCGGGGGTGTGGCTCGCCTTTGAAGTTCGTCCATTGCACGGCGGCCGACACAACGATGCGATCGATGTCGGCGGGCCGGACGGTGCCGGCGCGCGCGGCCTCGGCCGCCGCCTCGGCGCATGCGTGAAAGGGGTGTGCGCCGGGCATCAGCTTGATGGCCAAGTCGGTGACGATGTCCCACGATTCGCCCCAATCGCACACGATGTCCTCGCGCGCCTGCCCGCCCAGTGCATCAAGAAACCCGCGCGGCGCTTCGAAGATTCCCAGCTCACCCTCAAACCCGCGCTGCGCCGCGAGCGCGGCGCGTATGCCTGCGCCAGCGGCCTGGCCGGCGTGATATTCCCGCGCGCAACTGGTGTCGGCCGCAATGGCCATGCCGCTGGCTGACGTTGCCGACAGCGCCATGGCGTGCGCCAGCTGCAAGGCGTCAAGGCGCAGCAACAAGCCCGCGGCGACGCAGGCGCCGAACACGGTTGACCATGATCCGTGAAAGCCGCGTTGCATGCGGCCCGGGGTCAAGGATTCGTCGATGCGTCCGGCCACTTCGTAGCCCAGCACCATGGCAGCCAGCACATCGCGACCGCTCGCGCCCTGCTGTTGGCCCACCGCCAGCGCCACGCTGGACACGATGGTGCCGATGTGGGCAATGCTGCGCATGTCGCTGTCGTCCGATGCGGCTGCGTCGCTGGCCACGGCGTTGGCGCGCGCGGCTGCTGCCAGCGGCAAGCGCCGGCCGTCGAACCACAGGCTGGCGGCGGGCGTGCCGCCATTGGCCAGTTCGATGTCGCGAATGATACGGGCCGATGCAATGTCATAGCCCATCGCGGCGCTGGCCAAGGTGCTGGCCAGGCTCATCTTGGCGTGTTCAAGCGCCAGGGCGGGCAGCGCGTCGGCGGGCGTGGACATGACAAGGTCCGCCAACTGACGCGCCAGCGGGCGCGCCTTGGAAGAAGATTGCACAGTGGTTTCCTTGAAGAGTGCGTGACGGCGGGAGTTACCGCGCGGCCGTTGCTGCGTGAGCCGTTGCCGCGCGAGCGTTACTGCACGCCACTCACTGAGCGGCCGTTCCCAGTTCCTTCAGAACGGGAACCCATTTGGCAAGATCCTGGCGCACCAGGGCCTCGAAAGCGGCCGGTTTGGGCAACGGCGTGTCGGGCAAGGTAAAGCCCTGTCCGATCAGCTTGTCACGCAGTGCGGGCTGGCTCATGACCTTGTCCAGCGCGGCATGCAGGCGCGTTGACACGTTGGCCGGCAAGCCAGCCGGACCGACCAGGCCCCACCACAGCGTGACCGAGTAGTTCGTCAGGCCGCTTTCCTGCATCGTAGGCACGTCAGGCAGCAGCGTGGAGCGCTTGGGCCCGGTGACGGCCAGCGCCCGCAGCTTGCCGCCGCGCACCAGCCCGATAGCGGCCGGCAGGTTGTACAGGCCCATGTCCACGTCGCCGCTGATGATGGCGCCCAAGCCTTGGGGCGCGCCGGTGTATGGCACGTGCAGCAGCGGCTTGTTCAGCATTTGCGCCACGCTGGCGCCGGCGATGTGGTGGCTGGTGCCCACACCGCTTGAGGAATAGCGGAAGGTTTCCGCGGGCTTGGCCTTGATGGCGGCCAGCAGCGACGGGGCATCCTGGTACGGCGATTTTGTGTCAACCACCAGCAGGTTCTGCACGTCGGCAATTTCGCTGATGAAAGTGAAATCCTTGATGGAGTCGTAGCCGGGCGATTTATAGAGCACCTGGTTGTTGACGAAGGTGCCTTGCGCGGCGATGCCTAACGTGTAGCCATCCGGCTTGGCGCGGGCAATGTCAACCGTGCCAATGGTGCCCCCGGCGCCGCCCTTGTTATCTACCACCAACGGTTGACCCAGCTCGTCGGACAAGGCGGATGCGACGACGCGCGACAGCGTATCGGCCGCGCTGCCCGCCGCGAAAGGCA
Coding sequences:
- a CDS encoding MmgE/PrpD family protein; its protein translation is MQSSSKARPLARQLADLVMSTPADALPALALEHAKMSLASTLASAAMGYDIASARIIRDIELANGGTPAASLWFDGRRLPLAAAARANAVASDAAASDDSDMRSIAHIGTIVSSVALAVGQQQGASGRDVLAAMVLGYEVAGRIDESLTPGRMQRGFHGSWSTVFGACVAAGLLLRLDALQLAHAMALSATSASGMAIAADTSCAREYHAGQAAGAGIRAALAAQRGFEGELGIFEAPRGFLDALGGQAREDIVCDWGESWDIVTDLAIKLMPGAHPFHACAEAAAEAARAGTVRPADIDRIVVSAAVQWTNFKGEPHPRNLVDAAHSLPYFVAAAIADDGFAWAHMDETKMADPVISALQDKVEFDPDPPPLPDRFPHRHGGTVSIILRDGAVHRATCRAPRGSGARGIDWQDVRDKFLHLFPLGGLPPSATDGCLQAILDLDKAGGVGTLVELLRRR
- a CDS encoding tripartite tricarboxylate transporter substrate binding protein → MHGFIRRRASVMAPLPRFCAALGVMGGVAWAVTFGTASWAAGAQAAYPERSIRLIVPFAAGSAADTLSRVVASALSDELGQPLVVDNKGGAGGTIGTVDIARAKPDGYTLGIAAQGTFVNNQVLYKSPGYDSIKDFTFISEIADVQNLLVVDTKSPYQDAPSLLAAIKAKPAETFRYSSSGVGTSHHIAGASVAQMLNKPLLHVPYTGAPQGLGAIISGDVDMGLYNLPAAIGLVRGGKLRALAVTGPKRSTLLPDVPTMQESGLTNYSVTLWWGLVGPAGLPANVSTRLHAALDKVMSQPALRDKLIGQGFTLPDTPLPKPAAFEALVRQDLAKWVPVLKELGTAAQ